A genomic window from Elaeis guineensis isolate ETL-2024a chromosome 3, EG11, whole genome shotgun sequence includes:
- the LOC105041246 gene encoding ribonucleoside-diphosphate reductase large subunit, with amino-acid sequence MYVVKRDGRQESVHFDKITARLKKLSYGLSQEHCDPVLVAQKVCAGVYKGVTTSQLDELAAETAAAMTTNHPDYALLAARIVVSNLHKNTKKSFSETIKGMYNHFNERSGQKAPLIADDVYEIIMKNAARLDSEIIYDRDFDYDYFGFKTLERSYLLKVSGKVVERPQHMLMRVAVGIHKDDIDSVLRTYHLMSQRWFTHASPTLFNAGTPRPQLSSCFLICMKDDSIEGIYDTLKECAIISKSAGGIGVSVHNIRATGSYIRGTNGTSNGIVPMLRVFNDTARYVDQGGGKRKGAFAVYLEPWHADIFEFLDLRKNHGKEEHRARDLFYALWIPDLFMERVQSYGQWSLFCPNEAPGLADCWGEDFEKLYTRYEREGKAKKVVAAQNLWFEILKAQIETGTPYMLFKDTCNRKSNQQNLGTIKSSNLCTEIIEFTSPTETAVCNLASIALPRFVREKGVPLESHPSKLVGSTGSKSRYFDFDKLAEVTETVTTNLNKIIDVNYYPVETAKRSNLRHRPIGIGVQGLADTFILLGMPFDSPEAQQLNKDIFETIYYHALKASSEIAAKEGTYETYQGSPVSKGILQPDMWSVTPSDRWDWTVLREMISKHGVRNSLLIAPMPTASTSQILGNNECFEPYTSNIYSRRVLSGEFVVVNKHLLHDLTEMGLWSLALKNKIIYENGSILKIPEIPDPLKAIYKTVWEIKQRMLVDMSIDRGCYIDQSQSLNIHMDQPNFGKLTSLHFYAWSKGLKTGMYYLRTRAAADAIKFTVDTSLINDKPVEDEDAEAKMAQVVCSLNNREECMACGS; translated from the exons ATGTATGTCGTGAAGAGAGATGGCCGGCAGGAGTCGGTACACTTCGACAAGATTACGGCCAGGCTGAAGAAGCTAAGCTACGGGCTGAGCCAGGAGCACTGCGACCCGGTGCTCGTGGCCCAGAAGGTCTGCGCCGGGGTCTACAAGGGCGTCACCACTAGCCAGCTCGATGAGCTCGCTGCTGAGACCGCCGCTGCCATGACCACCAACCATCCCGACTATGCCTTG CTCGCTGCCAGGATTGTAGTCTCGAATCTGCATAAGAACACGAAGAAGTCGTTCTCTGAGAC GATTAAGGGCATGTATAACCATTTCAACGAGAGATCTGGGCAGAAGGCCCCTTTGATTGCTGATGATGTCTATGAGATAATCATGAAG AATGCTGCTCGCTTGGACAGTGAGATAATTTATGACAGGGACTTTGATTATGATTATTTTGGTTTTAAGACTCTTGAGAGATCTTATCTCTTGAAAGTTTCTGGAAAAGTAGTAGAGAGGCCACAACACATGTTGATGAGAGTTGCTGTTGGAATCCACAAGGATGATATTGATTCTGTTCTCAGAACATACCATTTGATGTCTCAACGCTGGTTCACTCATGCTTCCCCTACATTATTTAATGCAGGCACTCCAAGGCCTCAG TTAAGCAGCTGTTTCCTTATCTGCATGAAAGATGATAGTATTGAGGGAATCTATGACACTCTGAAGGAATGTGCTATCATAAGCAAGTCTGCAGGAGGAATTGGTGTTTCAGTTCATAATATACGCGCCACAGGTAGTTATATTCGTGGGACAAATGGAACTTCAAATGGCATTGTGCCGATGCTGCGGGTGTTTAATGATACTGCTCGTTATGTTGATCAAGGGGGAGGGAAGAGAAAGG GTGCATTTGCTGTGTATTTGGAGCCTTGGCATGCTGATATTTTTGAGTTCCTTGATCTTCGAAAGAACCATGGAAAG GAAGAGCATAGGGCACGAGATCTTTTTTATGCACTCTGGATTCCTGATCTCTTCATGGAGAGGGTCCAAAGTTATGGACAGTGGTCACTGTTTTGCCCTAATGAAGCTCCAGGTTTGGCTGATTGCTGGGGTGAAGATTTTGAAAAGCTGTACACAAGATATGAAAGAGAG GGCAAGGCAAAGAAAGTTGTTGCAGCTCAGAACCTTTGGTTCGAAATTCTGAAGGCCCAGATAGAAACTGGAACACCATATATGCTTTTCAAG GATACTTGCAATAGAAAAAGTAATCAACAAAATCTGGGGACCATCAAATCCTCAAACTTATGTACTGAGATAATAGAGTTCACAAGTCCTACTGAAACTGCCGTGTGCAATTTGGCATCGATTGCTTTACCACGTTTTGTCAGAGAGAAG GGGGTTCCTCTAGAGTCGCATCCATCTAAGTTGGTTGGCAGTACTGGATCAAAGAGCAGATATTTTGACTTTGACAAGCTAGCTGAG GTTACTGAGACGGTTACAACAAACCTCAACAAAATAATAGATGTCAACTATTACCCAGTTGAAACTGCAAAGAGGTCCAATTTACGGCACAGACCAATTGGCATAGGAGTCCAGGGCTTGGCAGATACTTTCATCTTACTTGGCATGCCGTTTGATTCTCCAGAG GCTCAACAGCTAAACAAGGACATATTTGAGACTATATATTACCATGCGTTGAAAGCTTCTTCTGAgattgctgcaaaagaaggaaccTATGAGACATATCAAGGGAGTCCTGTCAGCAAG GGAATTCTTCAACCTGACATGTGGAGTGTAACCCCATCTGATCGATGGGATTGGACTGTTCTAAGGGAAATGATCTCTAAGCATGGAGTGAGAAACTCCCTTCTTATAGCTCCAATGCCAACTGCTTCCACTAGTCAGATTCTTGGCAACAATGAGTGTTTTGAGCCCTACACGTCGAATATCTACAGCCGCAGGGTTCTTAG TGGAGAATTTGTTGTGGTGAACAAACATCTACTGCATGATTTAACGGAGATGGGTCTCTGGTCCCTGGCCCTTAAAAACAAGATCATTTATGAGAATGGTTCGATCCTTAAGATTCCTGAAATTCCAGATCCTCTGAAAGCAATTTACAA AACTGTATGGGAGATTAAGCAAAGGATGCTGGTTGACATGTCTATTGATCGTGGGTGTTATATTGATCAGAGCCAGAGCCTAAATATTCACATGGACCAGCCCAACTTTGGAAAATTAACTTCCCTGCACTTCTATGCTTGGTCTAAG GGTCTCAAAACTGGGATGTATTATTTGCGGACACGTGCTGCTGCTGATGCAATCAAGTTTACTGTGGACACTTCCCTTATCAAT GACAAGCCAGTGGAAGATGAGGATGCAGAGGCAAAAATGGCACAGGTTGTTTGTTCCTTGAATAACCGAGAAGAGTGCATGGCATGTGGGAGCTGA